The proteins below come from a single Thermococcus sp. genomic window:
- a CDS encoding ABC transporter substrate-binding protein — MKRLFLTLLLAFLLVMPSVWAVNPGVSVIEFQGVQNPEAVIRQIANGQYDIGLFSLPMEDYLRLSDDVLKSLDLYSRTVSYNELTFNTYHDPDKDAPLVTVDDRVYFNPFAVREVRFALNYLVDREYIAREIYKGGATPMFGCIGPSHPANKYFGPVYNTLNLTDSGNLSLAMRLFSEGMEKAAQKVAVYNHSLERVNGTWYFDGEPVTVKFVIRIEDERRQIGRYVADLIEEYFGFKVERLEWDRQKAGQVVFATPPSEYEWNIYTGGWKVENDVPSLWIDDYTAWFYAAWYGYLPGKDEPKHRNTVTVGEFLMYLGNGDADAGLQAIGAEYYKSASELGGILSWTEEELTKLLVHSSLEADSENYTIGSAEQYWDLQKISMGIGIMESARVFLTKVWEFSPVNRERVSGIKADPSLGLFNRWSLLSAETPDGVLRVAYFVPTCGGFCLPFNPVVESRYPLFPVNLWDLLHDPAGYTNQSGLYTPYRCRWSVERGNFTVPGDAVIYNQTRGWINPHAGEKAAIRVRVSCNLGEWQNGVRMRETDIKYYIAFLYTWAYKDGADDPYYEDDLSGVAGLLGNVLGFEFTDDGYVVYGSYAHPIADDLTAKDYLFYPKSPWELYYAMGELVANGSAYGIYQNYSLGEAEGKIECLNLLTKEHVADLRKVLVHLMEKKAVPSAIADDVSDPEEGYARLIEWIDTFGNAVISDGPFYIEKNVPENLFMELKAFNGSSPIAPPISTTPSPTPTSWADSPTHSELVVVARFSHAWLPYALGLGALLILALVFLKVKKK; from the coding sequence ATGAAAAGGCTCTTCCTCACTCTGCTCCTCGCCTTCCTCTTAGTGATGCCCTCAGTATGGGCTGTTAATCCAGGAGTCTCCGTCATCGAGTTCCAGGGCGTCCAGAATCCCGAGGCGGTTATTCGCCAGATCGCCAATGGTCAGTACGACATCGGACTCTTCTCACTGCCGATGGAGGACTATCTGCGTCTCAGCGACGACGTTCTCAAAAGCCTCGATCTGTACAGCCGGACAGTTTCATACAACGAGCTGACCTTCAACACCTACCATGACCCGGACAAGGACGCTCCGTTGGTTACCGTCGACGACAGGGTCTACTTCAACCCCTTCGCGGTTCGGGAAGTCCGCTTCGCGCTGAACTACCTTGTGGACAGGGAGTACATCGCCCGGGAGATATACAAAGGCGGCGCCACCCCGATGTTTGGGTGTATCGGGCCCAGCCACCCGGCCAACAAGTACTTCGGGCCGGTCTATAACACCCTCAACCTCACGGATTCCGGAAACCTCAGCTTGGCGATGCGGCTTTTCAGTGAGGGCATGGAGAAGGCCGCCCAGAAAGTCGCGGTGTACAACCACAGCCTCGAAAGGGTAAACGGCACGTGGTACTTCGACGGCGAGCCGGTTACCGTTAAGTTCGTCATCCGCATCGAGGACGAGAGGAGGCAAATCGGCCGCTACGTTGCAGATTTGATCGAGGAGTACTTTGGGTTTAAGGTCGAGCGCCTTGAGTGGGACAGGCAGAAGGCCGGCCAAGTCGTCTTCGCCACCCCACCAAGCGAATACGAGTGGAACATCTACACCGGCGGCTGGAAAGTCGAGAACGATGTTCCAAGCCTCTGGATCGACGACTACACCGCCTGGTTCTATGCAGCATGGTACGGCTACCTGCCGGGCAAGGACGAACCCAAGCACAGGAACACTGTCACGGTTGGGGAGTTCCTTATGTACTTGGGCAACGGCGACGCCGATGCGGGGCTTCAGGCAATAGGGGCGGAGTACTACAAAAGCGCCTCCGAGCTTGGAGGGATTCTCAGCTGGACGGAGGAGGAGCTGACGAAACTGCTCGTCCACTCCAGCCTTGAGGCTGATAGCGAGAACTACACCATCGGAAGCGCCGAGCAGTACTGGGACCTCCAGAAGATATCGATGGGCATCGGGATAATGGAGAGCGCGAGGGTTTTCCTCACGAAGGTCTGGGAGTTCTCCCCGGTCAACAGAGAGAGGGTTTCTGGAATAAAGGCGGACCCAAGCCTTGGCCTCTTCAACAGGTGGAGCCTCCTGAGCGCGGAAACACCCGACGGCGTCCTGAGGGTGGCCTACTTTGTCCCGACCTGCGGTGGCTTCTGCCTTCCGTTCAACCCTGTGGTGGAGTCTAGATACCCTCTTTTTCCAGTCAACCTCTGGGATCTCCTCCACGATCCTGCAGGATACACCAATCAAAGCGGCCTGTACACGCCCTACCGGTGCAGGTGGAGCGTTGAACGGGGGAACTTTACTGTTCCAGGTGATGCCGTCATCTACAACCAGACCCGGGGCTGGATAAACCCCCACGCCGGCGAGAAGGCTGCCATCAGGGTCAGGGTAAGCTGCAACCTCGGCGAGTGGCAGAATGGCGTTAGGATGAGAGAGACAGACATCAAGTACTACATAGCCTTCCTCTACACCTGGGCCTACAAGGACGGCGCTGACGACCCGTACTACGAGGACGACCTCTCAGGGGTTGCGGGCTTGCTCGGAAACGTCCTGGGCTTCGAGTTTACAGACGACGGTTACGTTGTCTACGGTAGCTATGCCCACCCAATCGCCGACGACCTGACAGCAAAGGACTACCTCTTCTACCCGAAGTCCCCGTGGGAGCTCTACTACGCGATGGGCGAGCTCGTGGCGAATGGGAGTGCCTACGGAATCTATCAGAACTACTCCCTTGGCGAGGCCGAAGGAAAGATCGAGTGCCTCAACCTCCTGACCAAGGAACACGTTGCCGACCTGAGGAAGGTACTGGTACATCTAATGGAGAAGAAAGCGGTACCATCTGCGATAGCAGACGACGTGAGCGATCCGGAGGAGGGCTACGCAAGGCTCATCGAGTGGATAGACACCTTCGGTAACGCCGTCATAAGCGACGGCCCCTTCTACATCGAGAAGAACGTCCCGGAGAATTTGTTCATGGAGCTGAAGGCCTTCAACGGCTCAAGCCCCATCGCTCCCCCAATCTCTACCACTCCCTCTCCGACTCCGACATCCTGGGCCGATTCCCCGACCCACTCGGAATTGGTGGTAGTAGCCAGATTTTCCCATGCTTGGCTCCCCTACGCCCTCGGCCTTGGCGCCCTGCTGATACTGGCGCTAGTGTTCCTTAAGGTCAAAAAGAAGTAA
- a CDS encoding M42 family metallopeptidase: MERVVEILREVLEIPSPTGYTKEVLTHIEKRLNNAGIKTYYTNKGALIAGNHPQPELVIAGHVDTLGAMVKGILPDGHLSFTRIGGLLLPTFEGEYCTIITRSGKRFRGTLLLKNPSVHVNKEAGKKERKEENMYIRLDAEVEKKEDTEKLGIKPGDFIAFDPKFEYVNGFVKAHFLDDKASVAVMIDLLLDLGAENLESLPVAFFFSPYEEVGHGGSAGYPTGMKELLVVDMGVVGDGVAGKETAVSIAAKDSSGPYDYEMTTKLIELAEKHEIPHVVDVFPYYGSDGSAALRAGWDVRVALIGPGVHASHGMERTHVKGLLATKELIKAYIEEKFGV, from the coding sequence ATGGAGCGTGTTGTTGAGATTCTCCGCGAAGTTCTTGAGATACCTTCGCCAACAGGCTACACAAAGGAAGTTCTCACACACATCGAGAAGAGGCTCAACAATGCCGGAATAAAGACCTACTACACCAACAAGGGGGCACTCATAGCAGGGAACCATCCTCAGCCGGAACTCGTAATAGCCGGTCACGTGGACACACTCGGGGCCATGGTCAAAGGGATCCTGCCGGACGGACATTTAAGCTTCACCCGTATCGGAGGCCTTCTCCTCCCGACGTTCGAGGGAGAGTACTGCACGATAATAACCCGGTCGGGGAAGAGGTTTAGGGGCACGCTCCTCCTCAAGAACCCCAGCGTCCACGTCAACAAGGAGGCCGGGAAGAAGGAAAGAAAGGAGGAAAACATGTACATAAGGCTTGATGCCGAAGTCGAGAAGAAGGAAGATACCGAGAAGCTCGGGATAAAGCCGGGCGACTTCATAGCCTTCGACCCAAAGTTTGAATATGTGAATGGGTTCGTCAAGGCGCACTTCCTTGACGACAAGGCGAGTGTTGCAGTTATGATCGACTTGCTACTCGACTTGGGGGCCGAGAACCTGGAGAGTCTCCCTGTGGCGTTCTTCTTCTCGCCCTACGAGGAGGTGGGGCACGGCGGCTCGGCCGGCTATCCGACGGGCATGAAGGAACTCCTGGTCGTCGACATGGGCGTCGTTGGGGACGGCGTCGCCGGAAAGGAGACGGCGGTTTCGATAGCGGCGAAGGACTCAAGCGGTCCGTACGACTACGAGATGACGACGAAACTCATCGAACTTGCCGAGAAGCACGAGATTCCCCACGTCGTGGACGTCTTCCCCTACTACGGCTCCGACGGGAGCGCCGCATTAAGGGCAGGCTGGGACGTTAGAGTTGCATTGATAGGCCCCGGTGTCCACGCGAGCCACGGCATGGAGAGGACGCACGTCAAAGGCCTCTTAGCGACGAAAGAGCTGATAAAGGCATACATCGAGGAGAAGTTCGGGGTTTGA
- a CDS encoding calcium-binding protein: MRLAPLLLMGLLVLSIISAPMAYSNSGGTDPENLDSDGDGLSDAFELSHGSLPNNPDSDGDGLSDKLEFLYGSDPMRPDSDVDRLTDGEEVLKYGTSPTNHDTDGDGLSDYDELRGRYLVPGVEKGVPSNPTTPDTDGDGLDDYYEARVLTYLYGKDKPFYTNPDWDGDGIPDGEELYLFDGRYPVDAPFYNAVMSPPPSLLFNTAYYLCFLSEDCDGDSLSDREELKLGTIVYKKDTDGDGLWDGWEVKLGTDPFNEDTDGDGLSDLGEVMPQLVNMKLTGQVPSWLPQNPDEVDVWDGASEAEISLSRYIEYYLVNSAEWKYLLCSLDEKSLTVQHGLPVDVFRGKTFEHEGETCFLLPSTDPTNPDTDGDGLSDYDELHFEYVYTTYNRNDNSTSIVEGNPIILDPTNPDTDGDGLRDGIDPVPAHYDFDGDGLIEDNACAFALDCDKDGVTDRTENLSKTDPANPDTDGDGLTDWEEQFWYSTNPLVQDTDGDGFTDFEEVKAGSDPNKPNSKPPAPPSVEKPEYKKVDTAIKETPRPKVHRHIEFLLDGKKIEPDAFITVVVDSDSASFEIKVDPLVITLPNGNETEYELTRVSVWGDDKDRLEKMSDTAYTLNLPNVTKIGSDFVSFMVELRFSSGDDEKAYTYEFNIEAKYKAKPEVKLVSSQWLNSTDVGLLYFECHHCKNVTISAPGALINGKPKRTIDFGSTRPLKYFYARLVPKRYELPGENDVGVIYTRYEDSVEVLKTGKDIGVLTAKMVEARSVGAKITYGMVALAKGVKTVVGGVEAFIPEEENAPKTEGVEVPDSLRFDKEAFKEGLLDWVKEQLVDKTFDYVTEKAVQYANEAEMEARREKTTYHVTVKACNEYYCEVYAFTVSGYGYQFE, translated from the coding sequence ATGAGGCTCGCTCCACTTCTGCTCATGGGACTTTTAGTGCTCTCAATAATCTCGGCACCCATGGCCTACTCAAACAGCGGCGGAACTGACCCGGAGAACCTCGACTCCGACGGCGACGGTTTAAGTGACGCCTTCGAACTCTCCCACGGGAGTTTGCCCAACAACCCGGACAGCGACGGCGACGGTTTGAGCGATAAGCTTGAGTTCCTCTATGGAAGCGACCCGATGAGGCCGGACAGCGATGTTGACCGCTTAACGGACGGTGAAGAGGTTCTCAAGTATGGAACGAGTCCCACAAACCATGACACGGATGGAGACGGCCTTTCCGACTACGATGAGCTGAGGGGAAGGTATCTGGTTCCGGGCGTTGAGAAAGGGGTTCCCAGCAACCCGACTACGCCCGACACCGACGGAGACGGATTGGATGACTACTACGAAGCCCGCGTCCTCACGTATCTCTACGGCAAGGATAAGCCGTTCTACACCAACCCTGACTGGGACGGGGATGGAATTCCCGACGGAGAGGAGCTTTACCTCTTCGACGGTAGGTATCCAGTAGATGCCCCCTTCTACAACGCCGTGATGTCTCCCCCACCGAGTCTGCTCTTCAATACAGCATACTACCTCTGCTTCCTCAGCGAAGACTGCGACGGTGATAGCTTAAGCGATAGGGAAGAACTGAAACTTGGAACCATCGTTTACAAGAAGGACACCGACGGAGACGGCCTCTGGGACGGCTGGGAGGTCAAGCTCGGCACAGACCCCTTCAACGAAGATACCGACGGCGATGGGCTGAGCGACCTGGGGGAGGTTATGCCCCAGCTGGTGAATATGAAGCTAACAGGTCAGGTTCCATCCTGGCTCCCACAGAATCCCGACGAAGTGGATGTTTGGGACGGAGCAAGTGAAGCTGAGATAAGCCTGTCGAGGTACATTGAATACTACCTCGTTAACTCGGCTGAGTGGAAATACCTCCTCTGCTCATTAGATGAGAAAAGCCTAACCGTCCAGCACGGCCTTCCTGTGGACGTTTTCAGGGGAAAGACCTTTGAGCACGAGGGAGAAACCTGTTTCCTTCTCCCCAGCACGGACCCGACAAATCCCGATACCGATGGTGACGGGCTGAGTGACTACGATGAGCTTCACTTCGAGTACGTTTACACCACCTACAACAGAAACGACAACTCCACTTCCATCGTTGAGGGAAACCCAATAATCCTCGACCCGACCAATCCCGACACGGATGGCGACGGTCTGAGAGACGGAATCGATCCCGTTCCGGCCCATTACGACTTTGACGGAGACGGCCTGATAGAGGACAATGCCTGCGCCTTTGCTTTAGACTGCGACAAAGATGGCGTTACAGATAGAACGGAAAATCTTTCGAAGACCGACCCTGCCAATCCCGACACAGATGGAGATGGCCTTACCGACTGGGAAGAACAGTTCTGGTACAGCACGAACCCCCTCGTGCAGGACACCGACGGAGACGGCTTTACGGATTTTGAGGAGGTCAAAGCGGGAAGCGACCCCAACAAGCCTAACTCCAAGCCTCCGGCACCGCCATCGGTGGAGAAGCCCGAGTATAAAAAGGTGGACACAGCAATCAAAGAAACTCCAAGACCAAAGGTCCACAGGCACATCGAGTTCCTCCTTGATGGAAAGAAGATTGAACCCGATGCCTTCATCACCGTGGTCGTTGATAGTGACTCGGCCAGCTTTGAGATAAAGGTCGACCCTCTAGTTATAACCCTCCCGAACGGAAATGAAACGGAGTACGAGCTTACGCGGGTGTCAGTATGGGGAGACGACAAGGACAGGCTGGAAAAAATGAGCGATACGGCATACACGCTGAACCTTCCCAATGTTACAAAGATAGGCTCTGACTTCGTCTCATTCATGGTGGAGCTTCGCTTCTCCAGCGGGGATGACGAGAAAGCTTATACCTACGAGTTCAACATCGAGGCGAAGTATAAAGCAAAACCCGAGGTCAAGCTCGTGAGTTCCCAATGGCTCAACAGCACCGATGTGGGGCTTCTCTACTTCGAGTGCCACCACTGTAAGAACGTCACGATAAGCGCGCCGGGAGCTTTAATCAACGGAAAACCCAAGAGAACCATTGACTTCGGCTCGACGAGACCGCTGAAGTACTTCTATGCAAGACTCGTCCCGAAGCGCTACGAACTGCCCGGAGAGAATGATGTCGGCGTTATCTACACCAGATATGAGGATAGCGTTGAAGTCCTCAAGACTGGAAAGGACATAGGGGTTCTAACCGCCAAGATGGTGGAGGCTAGGAGCGTTGGAGCAAAGATAACCTACGGGATGGTGGCGTTAGCTAAAGGCGTGAAGACGGTAGTTGGTGGCGTCGAGGCCTTTATTCCTGAGGAAGAGAATGCACCTAAGACGGAGGGGGTTGAGGTTCCGGATTCCCTGCGCTTTGACAAGGAGGCCTTCAAGGAGGGCCTTCTCGACTGGGTGAAGGAACAGCTTGTTGACAAGACCTTCGACTACGTTACTGAAAAGGCCGTCCAGTACGCCAACGAGGCAGAAATGGAAGCGAGGAGGGAAAAAACCACATACCACGTGACTGTGAAGGCCTGCAACGAGTACTACTGCGAGGTTTACGCCTTTACCGTTTCGGGCTACGGCTACCAGTTTGAATGA
- a CDS encoding AEC family transporter, with protein sequence MDVYQMLALIAVGYILKRLIKDDRLFKWLNLFSTRVLLTLFVFGNVASKDLNYLLSIKLVFLYVLLVIALSLGLSYLYARRFVGDENWAGALMILSTYPNTAAMGFPIASLFLDDITPAILYSTTNSLIVLPLATFIAAHYSSGKASVKNSLVKALKFPPTAANLLALALVLAGIKLPAWLLEPAKSIGWWSIPLLLIYFGSIINLREFRVRHLVEVGLFRSVIPFIFVFLTLRGAGDTYYAVLVEASMPPAIMANVILAHYRLKAEEGIGVTVVLTLLVLVLFVILAAVLK encoded by the coding sequence ATGGACGTCTACCAGATGCTCGCGCTCATAGCGGTCGGCTACATCCTCAAAAGGCTGATCAAAGATGACAGACTCTTCAAATGGCTTAACCTCTTTTCAACCCGAGTTCTTCTCACGCTGTTCGTGTTCGGCAACGTGGCGAGTAAGGATTTGAATTACCTCCTGAGCATAAAACTCGTCTTCCTTTACGTGCTCCTCGTAATAGCCCTGAGCCTCGGTCTCTCCTATCTCTATGCCCGCCGCTTTGTTGGGGACGAGAACTGGGCAGGGGCGCTCATGATTCTCTCTACCTATCCGAACACCGCAGCGATGGGCTTTCCGATAGCGAGCCTCTTTCTCGACGACATAACCCCGGCGATACTCTACTCGACGACCAACAGCCTCATCGTCCTGCCCCTTGCGACATTCATAGCCGCCCACTACTCCAGCGGAAAGGCCTCGGTGAAAAACAGCCTCGTTAAGGCGCTGAAATTCCCTCCAACGGCGGCCAATTTACTCGCCCTGGCGCTGGTTCTGGCCGGGATTAAGCTCCCGGCGTGGCTCCTCGAACCGGCCAAGTCCATAGGGTGGTGGAGCATACCCCTCCTCCTCATATACTTCGGTTCGATAATAAACCTCCGCGAGTTCAGGGTGAGGCACCTCGTTGAGGTGGGCCTCTTCAGGAGCGTCATCCCCTTCATCTTCGTCTTCCTGACGCTCAGGGGGGCGGGCGATACCTATTACGCCGTCCTTGTAGAGGCCTCTATGCCTCCGGCGATAATGGCGAACGTGATTCTGGCTCACTACCGTCTGAAGGCGGAGGAGGGAATCGGGGTGACGGTCGTTCTGACCCTGCTAGTGCTTGTACTCTTTGTCATTTTGGCAGCAGTCTTGAAGTAA
- a CDS encoding helix-turn-helix transcriptional regulator, protein MEDLRVQLEELKKRLEVLEESIDPVDEVMLSIKMRLRRKLEGGALPEIDEEKAAKTLKALANPDRIRILKMLSEKPMGFKEIKDALGVESPTVSHHLKLLVRTRMVRRADKYEISPDGRLFLRLLEIITALEEVEE, encoded by the coding sequence ATGGAGGATCTCAGAGTTCAGCTCGAAGAGCTGAAGAAAAGGCTGGAGGTGCTGGAGGAGAGCATCGACCCGGTGGATGAGGTAATGCTCTCCATCAAGATGCGCCTCCGGCGAAAGCTTGAGGGGGGAGCCCTGCCGGAGATTGATGAGGAGAAGGCCGCGAAGACTCTCAAGGCCCTCGCCAATCCCGACAGGATACGGATACTCAAGATGCTCTCCGAGAAGCCCATGGGCTTCAAGGAGATAAAGGATGCCCTCGGGGTTGAGAGCCCCACAGTTTCCCACCACCTGAAACTCCTCGTGAGAACTCGGATGGTGAGACGGGCGGACAAGTATGAGATCTCGCCTGACGGACGTCTCTTTTTGCGCTTGCTTGAGATAATAACTGCCCTTGAGGAGGTGGAAGAATGA
- a CDS encoding DUF4097 family beta strand repeat-containing protein produces MRMMFENVREVELNTVGAQVKIEGWENEHVEVNYVLHGEVNVSIEQRGSRLIIKEEQKKKFFNLLRDSGWAEIEVKVPRGTVVKVRNVNGELTARDVKLTEATTVNGTIELKECEAGLLKSVNGGINAHLVVAGPLKASTVNGKISLTIEELEDDVEVSTVNGDVVVRLSDFCDARIVASRVNGEVRLVGIDPEDPVIGAGTYKVKASTVNGGVRVELL; encoded by the coding sequence ATGAGGATGATGTTTGAAAACGTCCGGGAAGTTGAACTGAACACCGTTGGTGCTCAGGTGAAGATTGAGGGGTGGGAAAACGAGCACGTGGAGGTGAACTACGTCCTCCACGGCGAGGTCAACGTGAGCATTGAGCAGAGGGGAAGCAGGCTCATCATAAAGGAGGAGCAGAAAAAGAAGTTCTTCAACCTTCTCAGGGATTCGGGATGGGCCGAAATAGAGGTCAAAGTTCCAAGGGGCACCGTGGTAAAGGTCAGAAACGTGAATGGTGAACTAACCGCCCGTGATGTGAAGCTGACAGAGGCCACGACCGTCAACGGGACGATCGAGCTCAAAGAATGCGAGGCAGGACTACTGAAGTCCGTAAACGGTGGGATAAATGCCCACCTGGTGGTGGCCGGCCCGCTCAAGGCCTCAACGGTTAACGGGAAAATATCCCTGACCATCGAGGAGCTTGAGGATGACGTCGAGGTCAGCACTGTCAACGGGGACGTGGTGGTTCGGCTCTCGGACTTCTGCGATGCGAGGATAGTGGCCAGCAGGGTCAACGGAGAAGTGAGGCTCGTTGGGATTGATCCGGAGGATCCGGTCATCGGCGCCGGGACCTACAAGGTAAAGGCGAGCACCGTAAACGGTGGGGTGAGAGTCGAGCTCCTTTGA
- a CDS encoding MFS transporter produces the protein MFDNFRGMGRSFWLYTTGRWISQAGWVIQDVAVPLYVLDKTGSGAMMSLFVMAELIPRLLVNPIAGVIGDRYDRKKLMYGLDIARGVLLFGVIAFNLLGIYQLLAVQMAMSIIGAFFSAGIVGMFPDLVEKEQLARANSILQSGGQVLRILGPILGGLIYALGGLRLAILINAVSFFGSGLFEILIEYHRETRELSGLAEIWEDMVEGFRFMRSSRSVLILVSFGILLNTLLNPIFAVVLPYLTRIELGLSAIQFGSIGTAATLGALAGNLLIALKLGERSEDFLFRAIFVQLFSIMCLAFVTHPALGGFAYPFLLAVMVVGGFFNTLVNVPLFTKLQKAVPDEVRSRFFTAMETIMLATTPLGMALVGPLLDALGTSVIVLALTIPSTLITLYYYLRFREAVIAVGSELVGVVP, from the coding sequence ATGTTCGATAATTTCCGGGGAATGGGCCGGAGCTTCTGGCTCTATACCACAGGCAGGTGGATATCCCAGGCTGGCTGGGTTATCCAAGATGTCGCCGTTCCACTTTACGTACTCGATAAGACCGGCAGCGGAGCGATGATGAGCCTCTTCGTGATGGCGGAGCTGATTCCAAGGCTGCTCGTGAATCCCATAGCCGGGGTGATAGGCGACCGCTACGACAGGAAGAAGCTCATGTATGGCCTTGACATAGCGAGGGGAGTCCTGCTCTTTGGTGTTATAGCCTTCAACCTCCTCGGGATATACCAGCTCCTGGCCGTTCAGATGGCGATGAGCATCATCGGGGCGTTCTTCTCGGCCGGGATAGTGGGAATGTTTCCGGATCTGGTGGAGAAGGAGCAACTGGCAAGGGCGAACTCAATACTCCAGAGCGGGGGGCAGGTACTCAGGATACTCGGTCCAATCCTCGGGGGTTTAATCTATGCGCTTGGGGGTTTGAGGCTCGCCATCCTCATAAACGCTGTCAGCTTCTTCGGCTCGGGACTGTTTGAAATCCTGATCGAATATCACCGGGAAACACGCGAGCTTTCAGGTCTTGCGGAGATATGGGAAGACATGGTTGAGGGCTTCCGCTTCATGAGGAGCTCCCGGAGCGTTTTGATCCTCGTCAGCTTCGGAATACTGCTGAACACCCTCCTCAACCCCATATTTGCCGTCGTCCTTCCGTACCTCACGAGGATTGAGCTCGGCCTCTCCGCGATCCAGTTTGGAAGCATCGGGACGGCGGCAACGTTGGGGGCCCTGGCCGGAAACCTTCTCATAGCACTCAAGCTTGGGGAGAGGTCGGAGGACTTTCTGTTCCGGGCGATCTTTGTGCAGCTCTTCAGCATCATGTGCTTGGCTTTCGTGACGCACCCCGCACTTGGTGGATTTGCCTATCCCTTCCTGCTGGCGGTAATGGTCGTGGGGGGCTTTTTTAACACCCTGGTAAACGTGCCCCTCTTCACAAAGCTTCAGAAAGCGGTTCCGGACGAGGTCCGTTCCAGATTCTTCACGGCAATGGAGACCATAATGCTCGCCACCACGCCCCTCGGCATGGCCCTCGTCGGGCCACTCCTGGACGCCCTCGGGACGTCGGTTATAGTCCTGGCCCTCACGATCCCAAGCACCCTGATAACGCTGTACTACTACCTCCGCTTTAGGGAGGCGGTTATAGCCGTTGGGTCTGAGCTCGTGGGGGTGGTGCCGTGA
- a CDS encoding MFS transporter, with the protein MSLSRNFWLFAVGRFISQLGWAVQEVALPLYVLDKTHSGSMMTLFVLADIIPSLIIMPFAGVIGDRYNRKRLMVWFDILRGVLLFGVIAFNFLGIYQLLVVQVIMAVMGTFFGAATSAMFPDLVEPEELERANSTVSSFSIIARLVGPALGGVIYALGGIRLAILINAVSFFGSGLFEALIRYEWKTREIENIGDVITDIREGLAFLRSSRYLMVLMGFALFMNAVGQPFGAVIMPYAFREVLKFTSQQFGLLESFFMGGMLLGNVIIAVKLGKKAGRFFFKALAFNGIMVLAFVWVVSPFAGLSRDSAFLTLAAVGVLWGISNAIINVPLNAKIQRAIPTELRGRVFSALALLVNISAPLGLVAVGPLIDRYAAWSVAFAIWVVQAAVVVHYWLRYREILLGDVGEGINGEAT; encoded by the coding sequence GTGAGCCTCAGCAGGAACTTCTGGCTCTTCGCGGTCGGGCGCTTTATCAGCCAGCTCGGATGGGCGGTGCAGGAGGTTGCGCTGCCCCTCTACGTCCTCGACAAGACGCACAGCGGTTCCATGATGACGCTCTTCGTCCTGGCGGACATAATCCCTTCCCTCATAATCATGCCCTTTGCAGGGGTTATTGGCGACCGCTACAACAGGAAGAGGCTGATGGTCTGGTTCGACATCCTCAGGGGCGTTCTGCTCTTCGGCGTGATAGCTTTTAATTTCCTCGGGATCTACCAGCTCCTCGTTGTTCAGGTCATAATGGCGGTTATGGGGACGTTTTTCGGCGCGGCCACGAGCGCGATGTTTCCCGACCTCGTTGAACCTGAGGAGCTGGAGAGGGCAAACTCCACCGTCAGCTCGTTCTCCATAATAGCCCGGCTTGTAGGTCCGGCCCTTGGCGGCGTCATCTACGCCCTCGGTGGGATAAGGCTGGCAATCCTTATCAACGCGGTCAGCTTCTTCGGTTCAGGCCTCTTTGAGGCGCTGATTAGATACGAATGGAAGACCCGCGAGATAGAGAACATTGGAGATGTGATAACAGATATCCGGGAGGGGCTCGCGTTTCTGAGGTCGAGCAGATACCTCATGGTTCTCATGGGCTTTGCGCTCTTTATGAACGCTGTTGGACAGCCGTTTGGAGCGGTAATAATGCCGTACGCCTTCAGGGAGGTTTTGAAGTTCACGAGTCAGCAGTTTGGACTTCTTGAGAGCTTCTTCATGGGGGGAATGCTCCTCGGAAACGTCATAATAGCCGTAAAGCTGGGCAAAAAGGCCGGACGGTTCTTCTTTAAGGCGCTGGCGTTCAACGGGATAATGGTACTCGCCTTTGTCTGGGTGGTTTCCCCCTTTGCAGGTCTGTCGAGGGACTCGGCCTTCCTGACCCTGGCCGCCGTTGGAGTACTCTGGGGCATCAGCAACGCGATAATAAACGTCCCGCTCAACGCCAAAATCCAGCGCGCCATTCCGACGGAGCTGCGGGGCAGGGTCTTCTCGGCTCTTGCCCTCCTTGTGAACATCTCAGCACCCCTCGGTCTCGTTGCAGTTGGGCCGCTGATTGATCGCTACGCCGCCTGGTCGGTGGCCTTTGCGATATGGGTGGTGCAGGCCGCGGTTGTGGTCCATTACTGGCTCAGGTACAGGGAAATTTTGCTCGGTGATGTAGGGGAGGGAATAAACGGGGAGGCTACCTGA